From Rhodamnia argentea isolate NSW1041297 chromosome 10, ASM2092103v1, whole genome shotgun sequence, a single genomic window includes:
- the LOC115752309 gene encoding diacylglycerol kinase 5-like isoform X1, whose protein sequence is MNWWSCWKLNSLLTSRGSRMMNYDLDMAAENSSSGSPFWDNFCIPSHILVPDSKVQTVAHIPVCPVLVFVNSKSGGQLGVNLLVTYRALLNENQVFDLGQESPDKVLSRIYTNLEKLKLEGNEPAARIQETLKIIVAGGDGTAGWLLGVVSDLKLPHPPAIATVPLGTGNNLPFAFGWGKKNPGTDRQSVEAFLEQVMKAEEMKIDSWHILMRMRAPREGSFDPIAPLELPHSLHAFGRVSSSDELNMEGCHTFRGGFWNYFSMGMDAQVSYAFHSERNSHPEKFKNQLVNQSTYMKLVGTQGWFFSSLFQSNSKNIAQLAKVKIMNREGQWQHLHIPHSIKSIICLNLPSFSGGLNPWGTTRRSKGDFTPPYVDDGLIEVVGFRDAWHGLLLLAPSGHGTRLAQAQRIHFEFHKGATDHTYMRIDGEPWKQPLPTDNDTVVVEISHLRQVKVLATHDCKSRSIHRPLITGNHDTQEDDSPEEESIPEGEEWRKFGAADTFKIPDEVDIARFS, encoded by the exons ATGAACTGGTGGAGCTGTTGGAAATTGAATTCTCTTTTGACTAGTCGTGGTAGCAGGATGATGAATTACGAT TTGGACATGGCTGCGGAGAATTCCAGCTCTGGCTCCCCATTTTGGGACAATTTTTGCATTCCTAGTCACATACTTGTACCTGATTCGAAGGTCCAGACCGTGGCGCATATACCTGTATGCCCGGTGTTAGTGTTCGTCAACTCGAAAAGTGGCGGTCAGCTCGGTGTGAACCTTCTCGTCACGTATCGTGCCCTTCTAAATGAAAATCAG GTTTTTGATCTGGGCCAAGAATCCCCTGACAAGGTTTTGAGTAGAATTTATACGAACCTGGAAAAACTGAAGCTGGAAGGAAACGAGCCCGCGGCAAGGATCCAAGAGACGCTGAAAATTATT GTTGCAGGTGGCGATGGAACGGCTGGTTGGCTTCTTGGCGTTGTGTCGGATCTAAAATTACCTCACCCACCTGCGATTGCCACAGTTCCCCTTGGAACTGGAAATAACCTACCCTTTGCATTTGGTTGG GGTAAGAAGAATCCTGGGACTGATCGTCAATCTGTAGAGGCATTCCTGGAACAGGTGATGAAGGCAGAGGAAATGAAGATAGACAG CTGGCATATTCTCATGAGGATGAGAGCTCCGCGTGAAGGGTCTTTTGACCCTATAGCACCCCTTGAGTTACCACATTCTCTGCATGCATTTGGCCGTGTTTCTTCATCAGATGAACTGAACATG GAAGGTTGCCATACATTTCGTGGGGGATTCTGGAACTACTTTAGCATGG GAATGGATGCCCAAGTATCATATGCATTTCATTCAGAAAGGAATTCGCATcctgaaaaatttaaaaaccagCTAGTTAATCAG AGTACTTATATGAAGCTTGTGGGAACGCAAGGATGGTTTTTTTCTTCACTGTTTCAATCCAATTCAAA GAACATAGCTCAGTTAGCAAAGGTGAAGATAATGAACCGGGAAGGTCAATGGCAACACCTCCACATACCTCACAG CATAAAGTCAATTATATGCCTCAACTTGCCAAGCTTTTCTGGTGGATTAAACCCTTGGGGAACAACACGTCGCAGTAAA GGGGACTTCACTCCACCATATGTAGATGATGGCCTCATTGAGGTAGTTGGCTTTAGAGATGCCTGGCACGGGCTTTTGCTACTTGCCCCAAGTGGCCACGGGACTCGTCTTGCTCAG GCGCAAAGAATCCACTTTGAGTTTCACAAGGGAGCGACTGATCACACCTATATGAGGATAGATGGGGAGCCCTGGAAGCAGCCACTGCCAACTGACAACGACACCGTGGTAGTGGAAATTTCTCACCTCCGCCAGGTCAAAGTGCTTGCTACTCATGACTGTAAGTCAAGAAGCATCCATCGTCCACTGATCACTGGCAATCACGACACCCAGGAAGACGATAGTCCTGAAGAAGAGTCCATACCAGAAGGGGAGGAGTGGAGGAAGTTTGGTGCAGCTGACACTTTCAAAATCCCAGATGAAGTTGACATCGCTCGTTTTAGCTAA
- the LOC115752309 gene encoding diacylglycerol kinase 5-like isoform X2, whose amino-acid sequence MAAENSSSGSPFWDNFCIPSHILVPDSKVQTVAHIPVCPVLVFVNSKSGGQLGVNLLVTYRALLNENQVFDLGQESPDKVLSRIYTNLEKLKLEGNEPAARIQETLKIIVAGGDGTAGWLLGVVSDLKLPHPPAIATVPLGTGNNLPFAFGWGKKNPGTDRQSVEAFLEQVMKAEEMKIDSWHILMRMRAPREGSFDPIAPLELPHSLHAFGRVSSSDELNMEGCHTFRGGFWNYFSMGMDAQVSYAFHSERNSHPEKFKNQLVNQSTYMKLVGTQGWFFSSLFQSNSKNIAQLAKVKIMNREGQWQHLHIPHSIKSIICLNLPSFSGGLNPWGTTRRSKGDFTPPYVDDGLIEVVGFRDAWHGLLLLAPSGHGTRLAQAQRIHFEFHKGATDHTYMRIDGEPWKQPLPTDNDTVVVEISHLRQVKVLATHDCKSRSIHRPLITGNHDTQEDDSPEEESIPEGEEWRKFGAADTFKIPDEVDIARFS is encoded by the exons ATGGCTGCGGAGAATTCCAGCTCTGGCTCCCCATTTTGGGACAATTTTTGCATTCCTAGTCACATACTTGTACCTGATTCGAAGGTCCAGACCGTGGCGCATATACCTGTATGCCCGGTGTTAGTGTTCGTCAACTCGAAAAGTGGCGGTCAGCTCGGTGTGAACCTTCTCGTCACGTATCGTGCCCTTCTAAATGAAAATCAG GTTTTTGATCTGGGCCAAGAATCCCCTGACAAGGTTTTGAGTAGAATTTATACGAACCTGGAAAAACTGAAGCTGGAAGGAAACGAGCCCGCGGCAAGGATCCAAGAGACGCTGAAAATTATT GTTGCAGGTGGCGATGGAACGGCTGGTTGGCTTCTTGGCGTTGTGTCGGATCTAAAATTACCTCACCCACCTGCGATTGCCACAGTTCCCCTTGGAACTGGAAATAACCTACCCTTTGCATTTGGTTGG GGTAAGAAGAATCCTGGGACTGATCGTCAATCTGTAGAGGCATTCCTGGAACAGGTGATGAAGGCAGAGGAAATGAAGATAGACAG CTGGCATATTCTCATGAGGATGAGAGCTCCGCGTGAAGGGTCTTTTGACCCTATAGCACCCCTTGAGTTACCACATTCTCTGCATGCATTTGGCCGTGTTTCTTCATCAGATGAACTGAACATG GAAGGTTGCCATACATTTCGTGGGGGATTCTGGAACTACTTTAGCATGG GAATGGATGCCCAAGTATCATATGCATTTCATTCAGAAAGGAATTCGCATcctgaaaaatttaaaaaccagCTAGTTAATCAG AGTACTTATATGAAGCTTGTGGGAACGCAAGGATGGTTTTTTTCTTCACTGTTTCAATCCAATTCAAA GAACATAGCTCAGTTAGCAAAGGTGAAGATAATGAACCGGGAAGGTCAATGGCAACACCTCCACATACCTCACAG CATAAAGTCAATTATATGCCTCAACTTGCCAAGCTTTTCTGGTGGATTAAACCCTTGGGGAACAACACGTCGCAGTAAA GGGGACTTCACTCCACCATATGTAGATGATGGCCTCATTGAGGTAGTTGGCTTTAGAGATGCCTGGCACGGGCTTTTGCTACTTGCCCCAAGTGGCCACGGGACTCGTCTTGCTCAG GCGCAAAGAATCCACTTTGAGTTTCACAAGGGAGCGACTGATCACACCTATATGAGGATAGATGGGGAGCCCTGGAAGCAGCCACTGCCAACTGACAACGACACCGTGGTAGTGGAAATTTCTCACCTCCGCCAGGTCAAAGTGCTTGCTACTCATGACTGTAAGTCAAGAAGCATCCATCGTCCACTGATCACTGGCAATCACGACACCCAGGAAGACGATAGTCCTGAAGAAGAGTCCATACCAGAAGGGGAGGAGTGGAGGAAGTTTGGTGCAGCTGACACTTTCAAAATCCCAGATGAAGTTGACATCGCTCGTTTTAGCTAA